The Candidatus Nitrosymbiomonas proteolyticus genome has a segment encoding these proteins:
- a CDS encoding DNA primase TraC, translated as MAKNLNKQSNRDDSIAKTTSSVYERVTDQIVSALSRGVVPWRKPWKGREFLPCNAASKRLYAGVNLFTLGLAPFSDHRWLTVRQANELGGHVRNGERGSLVVFWKILSGSADDEESKRTIPLLRHFIVFNVEQIEGASVEPLPQAQPVAKIETAEAVVDSMPSPPRLAVHATSAYYRPADDLVAMPRIESFQSADSYYATLFHELGHATGHPSRLNRAGVAQTTHFGSEDYSREELVAELASAFVCAEIGLDNSLIADSASYISGWLDALKRDPKAIVLASSQARRAADFILARHVTSEHSAPP; from the coding sequence ATGGCCAAGAACCTAAACAAGCAGTCAAACCGCGATGACTCGATCGCCAAGACCACATCGTCAGTTTATGAGCGTGTAACAGATCAGATTGTATCTGCACTTTCACGCGGCGTCGTCCCCTGGCGAAAACCGTGGAAGGGGCGAGAGTTCCTTCCGTGCAACGCCGCTTCAAAGCGTCTCTACGCCGGGGTGAATCTCTTCACCCTTGGGCTCGCGCCGTTCTCCGATCATCGTTGGCTGACGGTCCGTCAAGCGAACGAACTCGGAGGGCACGTCCGCAATGGGGAGCGGGGCTCGTTGGTTGTCTTTTGGAAAATCCTCAGTGGGTCAGCGGACGATGAGGAATCCAAGAGAACGATTCCGTTGCTGCGACACTTCATCGTGTTCAACGTTGAGCAGATCGAAGGTGCATCAGTCGAACCGCTGCCCCAAGCTCAGCCAGTAGCCAAAATCGAGACAGCAGAAGCTGTGGTTGATTCCATGCCATCGCCGCCGCGATTGGCGGTTCACGCAACGAGCGCCTACTACCGACCAGCTGATGATCTTGTGGCAATGCCCCGGATCGAAAGCTTCCAGTCGGCGGACAGCTACTATGCGACGCTCTTTCATGAACTTGGCCACGCGACGGGGCACCCTAGCCGACTAAATCGGGCGGGAGTAGCTCAGACCACTCATTTCGGCTCTGAGGATTACAGTCGCGAAGAACTCGTTGCCGAGCTTGCCTCAGCGTTCGTGTGCGCCGAGATCGGGCTGGATAACAGCCTGATAGCGGACTCCGCAAGTTATATCTCTGGATGGCTCGATGCCTTGAAGCGAGATCCTAAAGCGATCGTGTTAGCATCCTCTCAAGCCAGACGGGCGGCTGACTTCATACTCGCTCGTCATGTCACGTCCGAACATTCTGCCCCGCCTTAA
- a CDS encoding helix-turn-helix transcriptional regulator yields MPELSLSEEFGRLVREWRTQRGYSQEGFAYRCGIHRTYMTHIELGSKMPSIHVVARIARGFEIEMSELFHALEERGITVSRVTDEPTVR; encoded by the coding sequence ATGCCTGAGCTGTCTTTATCCGAGGAATTTGGGCGGCTCGTTCGTGAGTGGCGGACACAGCGCGGCTACAGCCAAGAAGGGTTCGCCTATCGTTGCGGTATTCACCGAACCTACATGACCCATATCGAGCTTGGGTCCAAAATGCCGTCCATCCATGTCGTGGCACGAATCGCTCGTGGTTTCGAGATTGAGATGAGCGAGCTCTTTCACGCGCTTGAAGAGCGGGGAATCACCGTTTCGCGCGTGACGGACGAACCAACCGTTAGATGA
- a CDS encoding DNA-invertase from lambdoid prophage Rac: MVQAIAYIRVSTDRQATDGTSLVTQRRRVVEYTALKGYRLVKQFVEEGESAKTDNRPVLKQMLRYCETERGKIDLLVVPKIDRFARYSEDYHHLKRQLRNLGIRVESIDERFDDSPAGKFLESMLAATAQFDNDVRSERTYNGMREAVSQGRWVWKAPTGYRNVRIDGRANIEPDPRTAPLVIEAFEKLARRVRVTDVREWLNEQGIPIRRNGFYKMVRNRVYIGIIEAFGVTSRGVLPFTPLIPFELFESAQTAIAPSNHPGVNQLDHEDFPLRGTVRCACGAYLTACWSKGNKRRYAYYRCRTCPRVNIGREFVESQFLMQLQRLSAAMTPDDQMAADLRSFWDGTQRQLRVRFEELERDRERIESQQANLVRKVADGVVPDHLAKQMLQENESKLRQINAKLSKSRSLDREPHFDVLIEFGTRFLRQVSEMWQDAEICLKKQIQSFLFPSGSIVVSNTHPRTAAKAPLTDGKVLPTGSLVHVGGPQRQKCEHDAALSKVEFLRDLYDTFGNA, encoded by the coding sequence ATGGTACAAGCGATAGCTTATATTCGCGTCTCGACCGACCGTCAAGCAACAGACGGGACTTCGCTCGTTACCCAGCGCCGTCGAGTTGTCGAGTACACGGCACTCAAGGGGTATCGCCTCGTCAAACAGTTTGTCGAGGAAGGCGAATCGGCAAAAACTGACAATCGCCCTGTCCTCAAGCAGATGTTGCGTTATTGCGAAACGGAGCGTGGAAAGATCGATCTTCTTGTAGTTCCGAAAATCGACCGCTTCGCACGATATTCCGAAGACTATCACCACTTGAAGCGACAGCTTCGTAACCTTGGCATCAGAGTTGAGTCTATCGACGAGCGATTCGATGATTCACCCGCCGGAAAGTTCCTGGAAAGCATGTTGGCGGCAACCGCCCAGTTCGACAATGACGTGCGCTCGGAACGAACCTATAACGGAATGCGGGAGGCGGTCTCTCAAGGTCGTTGGGTCTGGAAGGCACCGACCGGCTACCGGAATGTACGGATCGATGGCAGGGCAAACATTGAGCCCGATCCCCGAACTGCGCCGCTTGTCATCGAAGCCTTTGAGAAACTTGCTCGCCGCGTCCGAGTAACGGATGTCAGAGAATGGCTGAACGAGCAAGGAATCCCAATTCGCCGCAATGGCTTCTACAAAATGGTGCGGAACCGTGTCTATATCGGAATCATCGAAGCATTCGGTGTGACCAGCCGAGGCGTGTTGCCTTTCACTCCACTTATTCCTTTCGAGCTGTTTGAAAGTGCTCAGACTGCGATTGCTCCGTCGAACCATCCGGGCGTTAACCAGCTAGATCACGAAGATTTTCCACTAAGAGGAACGGTGCGATGCGCGTGCGGCGCGTATTTGACCGCATGCTGGTCTAAGGGGAACAAACGCCGCTACGCCTATTATCGGTGTCGGACCTGTCCACGCGTCAATATCGGGCGTGAGTTCGTTGAGAGCCAGTTTCTAATGCAGCTTCAACGTTTGAGCGCTGCGATGACACCGGACGATCAAATGGCGGCTGATCTTCGGTCATTCTGGGATGGAACGCAGCGTCAGCTTAGGGTGCGATTCGAAGAACTGGAGCGAGATCGAGAACGAATCGAGAGTCAGCAAGCAAACTTGGTCCGCAAGGTGGCAGATGGCGTCGTGCCAGATCATTTGGCTAAGCAAATGCTCCAGGAGAACGAATCGAAGTTGCGCCAGATAAACGCCAAGCTCTCCAAGTCTCGCTCTCTTGACCGCGAACCACACTTTGATGTCCTCATTGAATTCGGGACACGGTTCCTCCGACAGGTTAGCGAGATGTGGCAGGACGCCGAAATCTGCCTAAAGAAGCAGATCCAGTCGTTCCTTTTTCCTAGTGGGTCCATCGTGGTTAGCAATACTCATCCGCGAACCGCTGCAAAAGCACCTTTAACAGATGGGAAAGTGCTTCCTACTGGGTCACTTGTTCACGTTGGTGGCCCACAGCGTCAAAAGTGCGAACACGATGCGGCCCTAAGTAAAGTTGAATTCCTCCGTGATCTTTACGACACATTTGGCAATGCGTAA
- a CDS encoding superfamily II DNA/RNA helicase, SNF2 family, protein MQLTDYHAAFFAHELTKRSASDSVEKLAHVLADAQVDLNPHQVEAALFAFRNPFSKGAILADEVGLGKTIEAGLLLAQNWAERKRRLLVIVPANLRKQWSQELADKFYLPSVILEARSFNEAIAKGNLNPFKQDAIILCSYQFAKAKEPYVKQTDWNLVVIDEAHRLRNVYKGTSKIALSIKNSVAPFPKVLLTATPLQNSLLELYGLVSIIDDYAFGDQKSYRQRFTRLGENEDFAELKERLAPICKRTLRRQVLEYVRYTNRHALVQEFVPTEEEQQLYDLVSEYLQADKLYALPASQRALVTLILRKLLASSTYAISGTLQSLIDRLSEAEADAERVEAAPEDLPSEWEDYDELADEWSEEDEEGPKKGEPLTPEQLAELKMEKAKLQEFCALAKSIVKNSKGEVLLTALRRGFDAAAKAQQERGGATLQQKAVIFTESRRTQEYLFRILGETEFAGKVMLFNGTNNDQLSKDIYQEWLTKHAGTDKISGSKSADMRQALVEHFRDNASILIATEAAAEGINLQFCNLVVNYDLPWNPQRIEQRIGRCHRYGQKFDVVVVNFLNKSNAADVRVYELLDEKFKLFNGVFGASDDVLGAVESGVDFEKRIASIYQKCRTPQQIAFEFDELQRDLEGDIEATQRDAREKLLDNFDQEVVEKVRVESKDALDRFQHQLWLLTRHVLKDHASFEDATFSFQLVQNPFPPETIHAGPYRVGKNVENANTYRVGHPLAQKVITSATSKELPEAEVTFDYTGSRKNIAILNDFTGKSGYLACVKLTMTALETEDRLVMIGVTDDGEVLDEHQARRMFDLPASVGGRTAVPETIKNHLEGSVQIKKKIILDEASVRNGSWFDTEMEKLDHWAEDRRASLKSELAELDANIRESKKAARLAGSLPEKLEKQRQVRNLETKREEAWRAYDQASREVDQQKDSLLDEISKRLEQHIQEDRLFTIRWHVT, encoded by the coding sequence ATGCAACTCACGGACTACCACGCCGCGTTCTTCGCGCACGAACTCACCAAACGCAGCGCTTCAGACAGCGTTGAAAAGCTCGCGCACGTACTGGCGGACGCTCAGGTAGACCTCAACCCCCACCAGGTCGAGGCGGCACTCTTCGCGTTTCGAAACCCGTTCTCAAAGGGAGCGATTCTCGCAGACGAAGTCGGACTGGGAAAAACCATCGAGGCAGGTCTCCTACTTGCTCAAAACTGGGCCGAACGCAAACGAAGGTTGCTTGTCATCGTCCCCGCCAACCTGCGGAAGCAGTGGAGTCAGGAACTGGCCGACAAGTTCTACCTACCTTCCGTGATCCTGGAAGCGAGGAGCTTTAATGAAGCCATCGCGAAAGGCAATCTCAACCCGTTCAAGCAAGACGCCATCATCCTTTGCTCGTACCAGTTCGCCAAGGCAAAAGAGCCCTACGTCAAGCAAACCGATTGGAATCTCGTTGTGATCGATGAGGCCCACAGGCTTCGGAACGTGTACAAGGGCACGAGCAAGATTGCCCTTTCGATCAAGAACTCTGTTGCGCCGTTTCCGAAGGTTCTGCTGACCGCTACACCGCTCCAGAACAGCCTGTTGGAACTGTACGGCCTGGTCAGCATCATCGATGACTACGCTTTTGGCGATCAGAAGAGCTATCGCCAACGGTTCACGAGGCTCGGTGAGAACGAGGACTTCGCCGAACTCAAAGAGCGGCTTGCTCCGATTTGCAAGCGAACGCTGAGACGGCAGGTTCTGGAATATGTCAGATACACGAACCGCCACGCTTTGGTGCAGGAGTTCGTGCCAACCGAAGAAGAACAACAACTCTACGATCTCGTTTCCGAATACCTGCAGGCGGACAAACTTTACGCTCTCCCGGCCAGTCAGCGAGCGTTGGTGACTCTCATTCTTCGAAAGCTTCTCGCCTCGTCAACCTACGCCATTTCAGGAACCCTTCAAAGCTTGATTGATCGCCTGTCAGAAGCCGAGGCCGACGCTGAACGAGTTGAAGCCGCTCCAGAGGACTTGCCGAGCGAATGGGAAGACTACGACGAGCTGGCCGATGAATGGAGCGAAGAGGACGAAGAAGGGCCAAAGAAGGGTGAGCCGCTGACTCCCGAGCAGCTGGCTGAATTGAAGATGGAGAAGGCTAAGCTCCAAGAATTCTGTGCCCTGGCAAAGTCCATCGTCAAGAACTCCAAAGGCGAGGTTTTGCTCACGGCATTACGCCGAGGTTTCGACGCGGCCGCAAAAGCTCAGCAGGAAAGAGGAGGCGCCACGCTTCAGCAGAAGGCCGTCATCTTCACCGAATCCAGGCGAACTCAGGAGTATCTGTTCCGCATCCTTGGCGAGACCGAGTTTGCTGGCAAGGTCATGCTCTTCAACGGCACCAACAACGACCAACTTTCCAAAGACATCTATCAGGAGTGGCTGACGAAGCATGCGGGCACCGACAAGATCAGCGGATCGAAGTCCGCCGATATGCGCCAAGCGTTAGTCGAACACTTCCGCGACAACGCTTCGATCCTGATTGCAACCGAGGCGGCCGCCGAGGGAATCAACCTGCAATTCTGCAATCTCGTGGTCAACTACGATTTGCCCTGGAACCCTCAACGAATCGAGCAGAGGATCGGGCGATGCCACCGATACGGTCAGAAGTTCGACGTGGTTGTAGTCAACTTTCTGAACAAGAGCAACGCCGCTGACGTGCGAGTGTACGAATTGCTTGACGAGAAGTTCAAGCTCTTCAACGGCGTCTTCGGAGCTAGTGACGATGTGCTTGGCGCGGTTGAATCAGGCGTGGATTTCGAGAAGCGAATCGCCTCGATCTATCAAAAGTGCCGGACGCCTCAGCAGATCGCGTTTGAGTTCGATGAACTGCAAAGGGACCTCGAAGGCGACATCGAGGCGACCCAGCGAGACGCTCGCGAGAAGCTCCTCGACAACTTCGATCAGGAAGTGGTCGAGAAGGTTCGTGTCGAGAGCAAGGACGCACTTGACCGATTCCAGCACCAACTGTGGCTCTTGACGAGACACGTCCTCAAAGACCACGCATCGTTCGAGGACGCGACTTTCTCATTCCAGCTGGTCCAGAACCCATTTCCGCCCGAAACTATCCACGCGGGGCCATATCGCGTTGGCAAGAACGTGGAGAATGCCAACACCTACCGCGTGGGTCATCCGCTCGCTCAAAAAGTGATTACGTCGGCCACGTCGAAAGAGCTACCCGAAGCTGAGGTCACGTTCGACTACACCGGCTCAAGGAAGAACATTGCGATCCTGAACGACTTCACCGGGAAGTCGGGGTATCTCGCCTGTGTCAAGCTGACGATGACCGCTTTGGAAACTGAGGATCGCCTCGTGATGATTGGCGTCACCGACGATGGTGAAGTTCTCGATGAGCACCAAGCCCGTCGCATGTTTGACCTTCCGGCCTCAGTCGGCGGACGTACGGCGGTGCCGGAGACGATCAAGAACCATCTCGAAGGCTCGGTCCAGATCAAGAAGAAGATCATTTTGGACGAAGCCTCCGTTCGCAATGGATCTTGGTTCGACACGGAAATGGAAAAGCTCGACCACTGGGCCGAAGATCGTCGTGCAAGTCTTAAGTCGGAACTTGCCGAGCTTGACGCGAACATCAGGGAATCCAAGAAAGCTGCTCGATTGGCCGGAAGCCTGCCGGAAAAGCTGGAGAAGCAGCGGCAAGTTCGGAACCTCGAAACAAAGCGCGAAGAAGCGTGGAGAGCCTACGACCAGGCGAGTCGAGAAGTCGATCAGCAGAAGGATTCGTTGCTAGACGAGATCAGCAAGCGGCTTGAGCAGCACATCCAAGAGGACCGTCTCTTCACGATCCGCTGGCACGTGACCTAG
- a CDS encoding XRE family transcriptional regulator, translating into MNKTAFAPNWASPPGDTLSDLLDERGITQKELSIKLGRSDKNLSQIVNGKAPITPDLALDLERVLGTPAHFWNSREARYREWLTRQSIAEPAEDDLAWARSFPYARMAQHGWIPATTNAREKFFNLLKFFGVVDRSAFIAWQATLSPMYRRSAASNLAKDNLIAAWLRQGEIEAADVETGQYSEKDFEAAVLEARKLTCQTPDEFDSILRKLFADAGVALLFIPELPSMGVSGATRWLGSKAVIQITLLYKTNDHFWFTIFHESCHILKHQKRAVFLETPGNNSVEEAEANEFAANLLIPPTAFREFIAERSFDGPSVRNFAESLGISPGIVVGRLQKERLIDWSALNNLKIRFQWVATRDD; encoded by the coding sequence ATGAATAAGACCGCCTTTGCACCGAACTGGGCCTCACCGCCAGGAGACACCTTAAGTGATCTCCTGGATGAGCGCGGCATTACGCAGAAGGAGCTGAGCATCAAGTTGGGACGGTCTGACAAAAACTTGAGTCAGATCGTGAACGGGAAGGCCCCAATCACGCCTGATCTCGCATTGGACCTTGAGCGGGTCCTTGGAACCCCTGCTCACTTCTGGAACAGTCGCGAAGCTCGCTATCGCGAGTGGCTCACGCGACAAAGCATTGCTGAGCCCGCCGAGGATGACCTCGCGTGGGCTCGATCCTTTCCCTATGCGAGGATGGCTCAACACGGTTGGATTCCTGCGACAACCAACGCGCGTGAGAAGTTCTTTAACCTGCTCAAGTTCTTTGGTGTAGTGGATCGCTCTGCGTTCATTGCCTGGCAAGCAACCCTGAGTCCAATGTATCGAAGGTCTGCGGCGTCGAACTTAGCCAAGGACAACTTGATAGCCGCTTGGCTTCGTCAGGGCGAAATTGAAGCCGCCGATGTGGAGACAGGCCAATACTCTGAAAAGGACTTCGAAGCGGCTGTTTTGGAGGCTAGGAAGTTGACCTGCCAGACTCCTGACGAGTTCGACTCGATACTGCGCAAGCTCTTTGCTGATGCGGGAGTCGCGCTTTTGTTCATCCCCGAACTTCCCTCAATGGGGGTCTCTGGGGCAACACGATGGCTTGGCTCAAAGGCCGTCATCCAGATCACCCTGCTTTACAAAACAAACGACCACTTTTGGTTCACAATCTTCCATGAATCGTGCCATATCCTCAAGCATCAAAAGCGCGCGGTTTTCTTGGAGACGCCCGGCAATAACAGTGTTGAGGAAGCGGAGGCGAATGAGTTCGCGGCAAATCTTTTGATTCCACCGACTGCGTTCAGGGAATTTATTGCCGAACGCTCGTTTGATGGACCGAGCGTGAGAAACTTTGCAGAGTCGCTTGGAATTTCTCCCGGGATCGTCGTAGGTCGGCTTCAGAAAGAAAGGCTGATTGATTGGAGCGCGCTCAACAACCTCAAGATCAGGTTCCAGTGGGTCGCGACTAGGGATGACTAG
- a CDS encoding killer suppression protein: MDISFATDRLERDMNDHASMVRAYGAERAKALQKRLADLDAVQVLEEMRLLAGRCEELVGDRKGQLSVRLNANYRLIFQPADEPPALKDDGGIDWNQVRSIQILEVIDYH; encoded by the coding sequence TTGGACATCAGTTTTGCCACGGACCGGCTCGAAAGGGACATGAATGACCACGCTAGCATGGTCAGGGCCTACGGCGCGGAACGAGCCAAGGCGCTTCAAAAGCGCTTGGCCGATCTCGACGCTGTGCAAGTGCTGGAGGAAATGCGCCTCTTGGCAGGGCGGTGCGAAGAGTTGGTCGGAGACCGGAAGGGTCAGCTTTCGGTTCGGCTCAACGCAAACTACCGGTTGATCTTTCAGCCCGCGGATGAACCACCCGCGTTGAAGGACGACGGGGGAATCGATTGGAACCAAGTTCGCTCGATCCAAATCCTTGAAGTCATCGACTACCACTGA
- a CDS encoding adenine specific DNA methylase Mod, translating into MTGAKPKPGLALLNKEKPLREPVESGSIRLKGTQIHMNEPNANTEVEKLDLSSLDVAELKRQKLVELFPEVRTEGGKIDFERLKAALGEMVDAGRERYGMNWPGKAECMRTIQAPSMGTLLPMPDESVDWDTTENVIIEGDNLEVLKLLQKSYLGKIKMIYIDPPYNTGNDFIYPDNYSESLQTYLEYTGQLDAEGRRFTTNVESDGRFHSKWLNMMYPRLYLARQLLRPDGVCFISIDDTESVNVKAVCDEIFGAENFVADLTVVNNLKGRNDKRYIARANERLFMYVRSDEFEEAGLEMSEKQIGEYSEQDAVGRYRLLGLRKRGGADTRELRPKMFYPIYVSPLTGEVSLIQDSHFSVEVLPRKSDDSDGCWRWGLETTRNRLDQLYGRKVGGSSKFDVFEKDYLETDGELKRIKPKSVMSGTAYSTDGATKAFRELMGDIEFSNPKPVPFLSDLISYATNPTENAIVLDFFAGSGTTGHAVFESNARDGGNRRFVLVQLPEPVEDTRISSIASVTIERVRRAAKLFASKIEQSLLDDTSAVDLGFRAFRLAPSNFIPWDGTASNDAEQLAKQLKLGIDHTRGDRTPQDLLFEVLLKSWGEPALSLQVGEEAIEGVRVFSIAEGAFLICLEEKVTLEFIRALAARKPDRVVMRESAFAGNDQLKTNAVQTFKSQGVTSFKVV; encoded by the coding sequence ATGACCGGAGCCAAGCCCAAACCAGGCTTGGCTCTACTGAACAAAGAAAAACCCTTGCGCGAACCAGTAGAATCCGGTTCAATCAGGCTGAAAGGAACTCAAATCCACATGAACGAACCCAACGCCAACACCGAAGTTGAGAAGCTCGACCTGAGTTCGCTGGATGTTGCTGAGCTGAAGCGCCAGAAGCTGGTTGAACTCTTCCCTGAAGTCAGAACCGAAGGCGGGAAGATCGATTTCGAGCGCTTGAAGGCGGCGCTGGGCGAGATGGTGGATGCAGGCCGTGAGCGGTATGGTATGAACTGGCCGGGAAAGGCTGAGTGCATGCGAACGATCCAGGCTCCGAGCATGGGCACGCTACTCCCGATGCCCGACGAGAGCGTGGATTGGGACACGACCGAGAATGTGATCATCGAGGGCGACAACCTGGAGGTGCTCAAGCTGCTTCAGAAGAGCTACCTCGGCAAGATCAAGATGATCTACATTGATCCTCCGTACAACACCGGCAACGACTTTATCTACCCGGATAACTACTCTGAGTCGCTCCAGACCTATCTTGAGTACACGGGGCAGCTTGACGCCGAAGGACGACGATTCACCACAAATGTGGAGTCCGACGGCCGCTTTCATTCGAAGTGGCTGAACATGATGTACCCCCGCCTCTACTTGGCCCGGCAGCTCCTAAGGCCCGACGGAGTCTGTTTTATCAGTATCGACGATACCGAAAGTGTAAATGTGAAGGCTGTTTGCGATGAGATTTTTGGCGCGGAGAATTTTGTCGCTGATCTGACCGTCGTCAACAACTTGAAAGGGCGCAATGACAAGCGTTACATCGCTCGAGCAAACGAGCGACTTTTCATGTATGTAAGATCAGATGAGTTTGAGGAAGCTGGTCTGGAGATGTCTGAAAAACAGATCGGTGAATATTCCGAACAAGACGCTGTTGGACGATACCGACTACTTGGTTTGCGAAAACGAGGTGGAGCTGACACCCGAGAGCTTCGCCCAAAGATGTTCTACCCAATATATGTCAGCCCTCTTACGGGTGAGGTTTCGTTGATTCAAGATTCACACTTCTCGGTTGAGGTCTTGCCAAGAAAGTCTGACGACTCAGACGGTTGTTGGCGATGGGGTCTTGAGACCACACGTAATCGGCTAGACCAGCTTTACGGTCGAAAGGTAGGAGGCTCAAGTAAATTCGATGTTTTCGAAAAGGACTACCTTGAAACGGATGGCGAATTGAAACGCATAAAGCCAAAGTCGGTTATGAGTGGCACGGCATACTCAACAGATGGCGCAACAAAGGCGTTTCGCGAACTGATGGGCGACATTGAGTTTTCAAATCCAAAGCCAGTACCCTTTCTCTCAGATCTGATCAGCTATGCAACTAATCCGACAGAGAATGCAATAGTTCTAGATTTTTTTGCGGGGTCAGGGACCACGGGGCACGCAGTGTTTGAGTCCAATGCACGAGATGGCGGCAACCGGCGATTTGTGCTCGTTCAACTCCCAGAGCCGGTTGAGGACACACGGATTTCTTCAATTGCTAGCGTCACAATCGAGAGGGTCAGGCGCGCAGCTAAGCTCTTCGCGTCGAAGATCGAGCAAAGTCTATTGGATGACACGTCCGCGGTGGACCTAGGGTTCCGAGCATTCAGGCTCGCGCCATCAAACTTTATCCCATGGGACGGAACCGCATCCAACGACGCCGAACAGTTGGCCAAGCAGCTGAAGCTAGGCATTGACCACACCCGAGGTGATCGCACCCCACAAGACCTACTCTTTGAAGTCCTCCTCAAGTCTTGGGGCGAACCCGCGCTCAGCCTGCAAGTTGGTGAGGAGGCTATCGAGGGCGTTCGCGTTTTCTCCATTGCTGAAGGCGCATTCCTTATCTGCCTTGAGGAGAAGGTCACTCTTGAGTTCATTCGCGCCCTCGCCGCTCGAAAGCCGGATCGCGTCGTCATGCGCGAATCCGCCTTCGCCGGCAACGACCAGCTGAAGACCAACGCCGTCCAGACTTTCAAGTCTCAAGGCGTGACCAGCTTCAAGGTGGTGTGA
- a CDS encoding KilA-N domain protein: MRKSKQAKISVAGTDISVVSDARGDYISLTDMTRGFDGGPALIEQWMRAKDTILFLGAWESLHNPNFKPHEFGGFRNEAGRNSFYMSPKKWVEATGAIGIYSQSGRYGGGTFAHRDIAFEFGTWLSPEFKLYLIKEFQRLKEAEAERQSLEWNLNRSLSKLNYRIHTDAVREHLIPPNLTKRQESFVYADEADLLNVALFGKTAKQWRDANPELEGNMRDYATTAQLLVMVNLESLNAQWVRDGLKQPERLRRLREAAVSQLKSLGSISLRSIDRPPSLPMRDDEGEE; encoded by the coding sequence ATGAGGAAGTCCAAGCAAGCCAAAATCAGCGTGGCCGGGACCGATATCTCGGTGGTCAGCGACGCCCGGGGCGACTACATCTCGCTGACCGACATGACCCGCGGGTTCGACGGCGGCCCCGCCCTGATCGAGCAGTGGATGCGGGCCAAGGACACGATTCTGTTCCTGGGAGCCTGGGAGAGCTTGCACAACCCCAATTTTAAACCCCACGAATTCGGGGGGTTTAGGAATGAGGCTGGCCGAAATAGCTTCTACATGTCACCCAAGAAATGGGTCGAGGCAACCGGAGCCATCGGGATCTACTCCCAATCGGGTCGCTATGGAGGCGGGACTTTCGCACACCGCGACATCGCCTTTGAGTTCGGAACTTGGCTGAGCCCAGAATTCAAGCTTTACCTAATCAAGGAGTTTCAGCGGCTCAAAGAGGCGGAAGCCGAACGGCAGAGCCTGGAATGGAACCTCAACCGCTCGCTTTCAAAGCTGAACTACCGAATCCATACCGACGCAGTCAGGGAGCACCTGATTCCGCCGAACTTGACCAAGCGGCAGGAAAGCTTCGTCTATGCGGACGAGGCTGATCTGCTGAACGTGGCTCTCTTTGGCAAAACGGCCAAGCAGTGGCGCGACGCAAACCCTGAGCTCGAAGGAAACATGCGGGATTACGCGACGACGGCTCAGCTTCTCGTCATGGTGAACCTGGAGTCGCTGAATGCTCAGTGGGTGCGAGACGGCTTGAAGCAACCCGAACGATTGCGACGACTGCGCGAAGCAGCAGTCTCACAACTCAAATCTCTCGGCTCCATCAGCCTGCGGTCGATTGACCGACCGCCAAGCCTCCCGATGAGGGACGACGAGGGGGAAGAGTGA